From bacterium:
CAGAATACCTTAATTGCGAGACAATTCAGATATTTACAAGAAATCCAAAATCTTGGGCAGGGCCAAATTATTTAGATAATGATATTTCATTCTTTAAGGAAAGCCTTAAAAAGAAGGACATTTCTCCTGTTGCAATTCATCTTTCTTATCTTCCAAACTTTGCATCCTCTGACCCCCTTTTAATGGAAAAAAGCGTCCAGACCCTCATCTCTGAGCTAAAATGGGCAGAAAAACTTTCCTGTGCATTTGTGGTAACCCATCCAGGAAGCCATAAGGGAGATGGTGTTAAAATTGGAATAAAAAGGATAATTGACTCCATCAATGTTGCATTCTCCTTTGTAAAAAACCCTGTTTTGCTTCTTCTTGAGACAACCGCAAAGGAGGGAAATGAGATTGGGCTAGCTGATGAGATTGGAGAAATTATTGAAGGGTGTGATGAAAAGGAGCGTCTCGGTGTCTGCCTTGATACAGCTCATATCTTTGCCGCAGGATACGATATTTTGAATGACCTTGATGGCGTGCTTTCTACATTTGACAAAGCCTTTGGTCTTTGCCGAATAAAGCTTGTTCATCTTAATGATTCAA
This genomic window contains:
- a CDS encoding deoxyribonuclease IV, whose translation is MRLGVHISSLNLKEIVERAEYLNCETIQIFTRNPKSWAGPNYLDNDISFFKESLKKKDISPVAIHLSYLPNFASSDPLLMEKSVQTLISELKWAEKLSCAFVVTHPGSHKGDGVKIGIKRIIDSINVAFSFVKNPVLLLLETTAKEGNEIGLADEIGEIIEGCDEKERLGVCLDTAHIFAAGYDILNDLDGVLSTFDKAFGLCRIKLVHLNDSKGECGSHRDRHLGIGEGLIGIEGFKKILIHPFFKDMPLILETPKTDDWDDVRNLGIVRK